The sequence below is a genomic window from Tenacibaculum tangerinum.
TAGTTACGTCGTTTACAGTTCCCGAAAAATTCAAAGAACAATTGCAAAAAGCCTACAATAGTTATATCGACTTAAAAGATGCCTTGGTAAAAACGGATGCAGACGCAGCAAAAACAAGAGCAGAAAATTTACAAAAAGATTTAGCATTGGTTGATATGAAGTTGCTTACAGATGAAGAAGCACATCAACAGTGGATGCAATTAATTCATAGGTTAAAGTCAAGCAGCACAGAAATAGCAAAAACAACCGATGTGGCAGTACAACGAACCTATTTTAAAACATTATCTGACAATTTTATTACAGCAGTTCAGTTTTTTGGAATCAATGAGGTTACTTATAAACAATATTGTCCTATGGCAGATAGCGACAAAGGAGCCTATTGGTTAAGTAAAGAAAAACAAGTATTAAATCCGTATTTTGGCGATATGATGCTAAAATGTGGAGAAGTAAAAGAAACAATAAACTCTAATTAAATATCAATTCAACATGAAAAAAGTAGTTTTAGGAGTAGCTATATTGGCTACTATTGGCTTAACAAGTTGTAAAAACGAAGCTAAAAAAGACACCGATGTAAACAACGCACAAACAGAGCAAACTTCAACCCCTGAAGTAGCCATGACCACGGCAACTTTTGGAGTACGAGGTAACTGCGGTATGTGTAAAAATACCATTGAAAAGGCAGTAAATGAAGTAGAAGGGGTAGCATCAGCAGATTGGGATAAACTAAGAAAACAAATAAACGTATCGTTTGATGATTCTAAAACCAATTTAGATGCCATTCACAATGCTATTGCAGCTTCGGGTTACGATACCGATAAAGTTGCTGGTAGTGAAGAAGCTTATAGCAATTTACCAAACTGTTGTCAATACGATCACGATATGGAAATGAGTTTACAAGGTGAGGTAAAAGCAGACGAAACTTCGAATCACTAACACAAAAAAAGTGTAACACCATAAAATTTTGTTACACTTTTTTGTTTTCATAAAGGTAAAAAAAGAAACCCCGTTTTTGAATCATATTGGTCATTTTCGGGGTTTTGTTTCTATGATTTATACAGTTAACAAATAATTTTTTCGTATACCGTCAGTTCGAGTAATTTTTAAGAATGGGAATGATTTAAAAATTGTACTTTGGTCATACTCAGCAAAGCTATCGAGAATCAACCGATTCACTTCTCGGCTCAAAATGATTTCCGTTTCAAACAATTTTACTCGAAGAGATAATAGACAAAAAGTCGAAAAGATAAAGCATCTATTGTATAAACTGTTACAGAAGTATGATTTTTTTATCATTTGCGACAGACGTCCACAAACTATTCAAATTCATTCATTTACATTTGTAGAAATTAAAATCGAAAAATGAAAGTTTTTTTAGTAGACGATCATCCTGTGGTGATAGAAGGTTATAAAGTGCTTTTAAAAGCTAGTGGAATAACTGTCGTAGGTTCTTCTACTGACGGGCATGGACTCATCGATTGGCTTGAAAATAATTATTGCGATGTGTTATTGCTCGATATATCAATGCCTTATTTTAACGGACTCGATGTGCTAAAATATTTGCAAAAAAAAGAAAGCAGTGTAAAAACTATTATGGTTACAAGTTATTGCGAAGCAGCCATTATTCAGAAGGTAATAGAACTCGGTGCTAAAGGGTATGTGTTAAAAGACGAATCTGCCAGTTGCATTGTAGATGCTATTAAAGCTGTTTATAACGGAAAAACGTATTTTTCTGAACTCGCTCGTGATGCAATTATAGACATGCAGCTAGAAACCAAAGAGGAGGTTTTAATTACGGATGTTTTGTCAAAAAAAGAAACGGAAGTTTTAAAGCTTTTAGTTGAAGGCTTTAATACCGATGATATTTGTAGCCAAATGGAAATAAAGCCTTCTACCTTTAGAACGTATAAAGAACGGATAAGAAAAAATTTAGGAGTAAACGGAGACATACAAATGGCCCTTGTAGCTATAAAGCACAAGACCAGATTATTTATGAGCAAGAAGTAATATTGCTAATTCGCGTAGCTACTAAATTATTGTATTTTTATTTTTTAAAATAAAAATACATATCATGAAAAATTTATTTAAAGTTATCGCATTAGTTTTAGTAATAGGTTTTGCTTCTTGTACCGATGAAAATAAGGTGGTGCCTACAGCTAAAGAACAACAATTACATGAGCAAGAATTATTCGGAACAAACAAAGAAGACTCAACAACAGATCAATCTGAAGGAGCAGAAAACCCTACGATGGACGAGGATTAAAAAATTTTCCTTTAGTGTATTAATTATTGTATCTATACTCTTTTTCTATTTTTCTTACCGAGGTATTGTTCCATTCAACAAAGACTACTATACTCACGGTAAAGAGTTTAAATCGGCTAAGAGCAAGTCTACTATTGCATTAAATAAAGTAAAAGATTATACAAAAGGAAAGCCAGTACATGATAATTATTTGAAAGCAAGAAAAAACCAGAAACTTGCTTTCGATGTTTATACAGCAACAATTGAGGATAATAAATTTTTTGGGTTTGACTCTTTTCACTTTTTCTGGGAACGATTTGGTAAAACAACAGTTAATTTTATTTTTTGCCTTTGGGTTGTATACGTTTTTTTATTTGCGCCAAAGGTTCATGATAAGTTTACACTCTATTGTAGGTTAGCTGTTTGTGTTACATATCTTTTTGTGCAGATGTTTACATATTTCTGGATTTTACAAAAATTTCAAGATTTTAGTCAAGCTGAATATGTATTTACAGCATTTGCTTTCTCTTTTGTAATCGTATATATATTGTATAAACTCTTGAAAAATAAAAGAACAAAAGAAGAGTTACTACATCAAAATCTCATGAAAGTAGCCAAGTTCACTTTTAAGAATACCAAACCAGAAAAGAGAGAAGAAATGCTCGATATGATAAAAAAAATAGCAAAAAATAACTAGAGTCCCCTACGTTAAACTCATTTGCAAATTCTCCGAAATCATTTTTTGTACGCTATGTTTTTATACACTAGGGTACAATGTTCTATGTTCATTTTACGACCACTCTTTCAAGTTTTATAAAACCATCGCTAAGTCATATTCGTTCTTAACCTAAAGTCTTGGCTTTTTTATTTCGTTAACTCAATTTAAAAGAGGATCTTAATAAAATCTAGGTTTTTGCTAAAAGTAAAAACCCACTCTAAAGATAAAGAGTGGGAAAATTGCTATGAAAAAGAAAAAGTATCTCTAAACGTCTTCAGAGATATTCAAAGATAGTTAAAAAATAGTTGATTTTTTTAAAATTTATTGAGATTTAAAAATAAAATTTAATGATAAAAGGAGAAGATAAAGATTTCGATTATGATTCAGTTAATGAGGATATTAAAGGAGTGCTTTTTCATGTAAGTTATGCGGAGAAAGGACTTAAAGGCTATTATTGTTTGTAATTAAGAAGTAATGTTGCTAATTCGTGTGGCTTCTAAATTGTTGTATTTTTATTTTTTAAAATTAAAATACATGAAGAGTTTATTTAAAGTTATCACATTAGTTTTAGTAATAGGTTTCGCTTCTTGTACTAATGAAAACAAGGTGGTGCCTACAGCAAAAGAACAACAGTTGCATGAGCAAGAACTATTCGGAACAAACAAAGAAGATGTTAATAACCCAGGAGGTTCAGGAGAAGAAGACCCTGACTATACTGAAGGCTAGAACTTTCTTTACATATAGTATCGCATTAGTTTGCTTTACCTCATTATTTTCATTGGAGTTTATTAATGATTATAGTGAAGGATTTTTTATTGCTAAAAATGAATATCAAAAAGAGATAGATAGCATAACAGAAATAGTATCTAAAATAACGTGAGTTCGGGATAGTTTATCCTATTCTTTGTAAGTTATCGATATTGATATTAGGTTTAGTTGGATAAAACGAATAAGCGATTAACCCTGCGACTAAATTTAAGATAAAGTTATCGAAGCTTCTGTGTCTTGTATGCTCTATTTGACATACGTTTTTCAAAATATCATTTACACTTTCAATAACAGCCCTTTTTCTAAGCATAATTTTATCATAGATATGCATAAGAGTATTTTTCATATTCTTTCTAATTTTTGTAACCAAATGTATTCCATCTACAAAAAGCTGTTCAAACAGTTCTTTACCTACATACCCTCTGTCGGCAAATATTTTTCCGAACACACGATTATGAAAGGCTTTATCTTTAAGTGGTTGCCTGTCATCTATATTACCTTGCGTAATTAAAAAGTCAACGATATCGCCCTTTTCATTGATAATAATATGAAGTTTAAAACCAAAGAACCACCCCATGGTTCCTTTCCCTTTTTTTGCGGTGTTTTTAAAAACTTTGTTCTGCTTTTCTCTTTTATAATGACATACTTTAATAGTGGTAGAATCTAAAAAGGAGATCCCTGTACATTGACCTAAACAGTGCATTTGAAGAAACAGTATCATAGGCACTGAACAACGCTTTTTCAATTCAACAAATCGGTTATAGGAAACTAAATCTGGAAATTCTTTTGACAAGTGTTTGCTAACATATTCGATATAAAAGTGTTTAAAACACCTAAAACCACTAAAATGGAAAAGCACCATAATTGTGATTATTTCACTTTGGGTGAGTTTAGGCTTTCTTCGTCTAACTATCTTTGAACAGGTTTCTAAAGCATTTTTATCAATAACTTGATTAATTTCGGTACAAAAATCATCAATTAAACAGAAAAATTCAGTAATTTTAAAATCAGAAATCATAGTGGAAAATTTAGTTACACAATTAAAAATCAGTACTTTAATTTACTAAATTTTTCGCTTTTTTTCGGCACTTTCATAAAATAGAAATCCCTTGTTTTTACAGGGGATTTGTTGTACCTTATCTTCAAAACAAACCCCGAAAATCACCTAAAAAGGCAAAAAACGGGGTTTTCACATTACTTAATTATGAAAATACGAAGAATTTCTGAAATGCAACACCGTATTTCAATTTTTTCCCCTAAGCGAGAATTATGATGCTCATTATGCACGTTTTTTAGAGGGAGATTTAGGCAAAATCCATGCTGCTATTCCTTGGGATGATTTGGTAAATACTTTTGGTATCCACGAACAATCAACAGGGCGAAACTATCTTTTTAGTCCTAAAGGGAGGCTTGGTTTAATGTTTTTGAAGCATTACGCTAATTGTTCAGATAAGAAATTAATAGAGCAATTAAATTCTAATCTTGATTATCAATTTTTTTGTGATATTGAACTAGGATTTGAACGTTTGACCAATTATAAAATAGTAAGTCAAATACGTTGTGAATTATCAGAGAAATTAGAGATTAGTTCAGTTGAAAAAGTTCTTTTTTCTTTTTGGAAAGGTCAAATAGAGAGCGCCAATCAAATAGTTATGGATGCAACTTGTTATGAGAGTGAACTATCTTATCCTAGCATTCAAAAA
It includes:
- a CDS encoding heavy-metal-associated domain-containing protein, whose amino-acid sequence is MKKVVLGVAILATIGLTSCKNEAKKDTDVNNAQTEQTSTPEVAMTTATFGVRGNCGMCKNTIEKAVNEVEGVASADWDKLRKQINVSFDDSKTNLDAIHNAIAASGYDTDKVAGSEEAYSNLPNCCQYDHDMEMSLQGEVKADETSNH
- a CDS encoding response regulator transcription factor produces the protein MKVFLVDDHPVVIEGYKVLLKASGITVVGSSTDGHGLIDWLENNYCDVLLLDISMPYFNGLDVLKYLQKKESSVKTIMVTSYCEAAIIQKVIELGAKGYVLKDESASCIVDAIKAVYNGKTYFSELARDAIIDMQLETKEEVLITDVLSKKETEVLKLLVEGFNTDDICSQMEIKPSTFRTYKERIRKNLGVNGDIQMALVAIKHKTRLFMSKK
- a CDS encoding IS982 family transposase: MISDFKITEFFCLIDDFCTEINQVIDKNALETCSKIVRRRKPKLTQSEIITIMVLFHFSGFRCFKHFYIEYVSKHLSKEFPDLVSYNRFVELKKRCSVPMILFLQMHCLGQCTGISFLDSTTIKVCHYKREKQNKVFKNTAKKGKGTMGWFFGFKLHIIINEKGDIVDFLITQGNIDDRQPLKDKAFHNRVFGKIFADRGYVGKELFEQLFVDGIHLVTKIRKNMKNTLMHIYDKIMLRKRAVIESVNDILKNVCQIEHTRHRSFDNFILNLVAGLIAYSFYPTKPNINIDNLQRIG